The Daucus carota subsp. sativus chromosome 9, DH1 v3.0, whole genome shotgun sequence genome window below encodes:
- the LOC108200936 gene encoding pentatricopeptide repeat-containing protein At1g05600 isoform X2, whose amino-acid sequence MISILGSSGRITDMRKVIDQMKADSCQCKDTVFATAINTYAQAGLLDEAITLFRNLPKFNCVNWTESFNTLLGILINESKLETAHRLFLEHSYGWEVKSRTRSLTLLIKALCQSGRSDLAVHVFLEFNSQCCYPGKETYRILMRGLCDDGRLDDATHLLYSMFWRISQKGSGEDVVIYRTLLHAFVERGHIEEAVELLGKILRKGLKAPKRCLKQLDLSSFHNCDDKGAKYLIDDALIKGGISSSDSYNVMAVDLYSEGNIGTANRVIQEMHYRGFRPTLLIYEAKIAALCRHGTVDEAIEVIEKEMVNDNCLPTIKLFNTVMKGLCDEGRSVMAIGYLKKIFRQVGCVPDKDTYSILVDGLCAEAKYIEAGQILEEMLKNSYSPGENTYNSLIQGLCSMGRPFEAIMWLEEMVSQAKMPNVSVWKSLVASVCAEKFSTTTVSAVLEPISKTIN is encoded by the coding sequence ATGATCAGTATTCTTGGAAGCTCAGGGAGGATAACTGATATGAGGAAAGTTATTGATCAAATGAAAGCAGACTCGTGTCAGTGCAAAGATACTGTTTTTGCAACTGCAATCAACACTTATGCGCAAGCTGGTTTGCTTGATGAAGCTATTACCCTGTTTCGAAACCTTCCTAAGTTTAACTGTGTGAACTGGACAGAATCTTTTAATACACTTTTAGGGATTTTGATAAATGAGTCTAAGCTAGAAACTGCTCATCGCCTTTTCTTAGAGCATTCATATGGCTGGGAAGTAAAGTCGCGAACTCGTTCCTTGACCTTGCTTATCAAAGCTCTGTGTCAGAGTGGTCGCTCCGATCTTGCAGTTCATGTCTTTCTAGAGTTTAATAGTCAATGCTGCTATCCTGGCAAGGAAACATATAGAATTTTGATGAGAGGATTATGTGATGATGGGAGACTAGATGATGCCACACATCTGTTGTACTCGATGTTCTGGCGGATCTCTCAAAAAGGTAGTGGTGAGGATGTTGTGATATATAGAACTCTTTTGCATGCTTTTGTAGAAAGAGGACATATCGAGGAAGCTGTTGAGCTTCTTGGTAAGATCTTGAGGAAAGGACTTAAGGCCCCGAAAAGATGCCTCAAGCAGCTTGATCTTTCTAGTTTCCATAATTGTGATGACAAAGGAgccaaatatttaatagatgATGCTCTAATAAAAGGTGGAATCTCTAGTTCAGATAGTTATAATGTGATGGCTGTTGATCTTTACTCAGAGGGCAATATTGGTACAGCTAACAGGGTGATTCAAGAGATGCATTATAGAGGTTTTAGACCCACACTTTTGATTTATGAAGCAAAGATAGCAGCATTATGTAGGCATGGCACTGTTGATGAAGCAATAGAGGTTATAGAAAAGGAGATGGTAAATGATAATTGCCTTCCAACtatcaagttgttcaacactgtTATGAAAGGGTTGTGCGATGAAGGAAGATCTGTCATGGCTATTGGGTATTTAAAAAAGATCTTTAGGCAGGTCGGTTGTGTACCCGACAAGGACACTTACTCCATTTTAGTGGATGGATTGTGTGCAGAGGCAAAATATATTGAAGCGGGCCAAATTTTAGAGGAAATGCTAAAGAACTCCTACTCCCCTGGTGAAAATACTTATAATTCTCTTATACAGGGTCTATGCTCAATGGGCAGGCCATTTGAAGCGATAATGTGGTTGGAGGAGATGGTTAGCCAGGCCAAAATGCCGAATGTTTCAGTGTGGAAGTCACTGGTAGCTTCTGTATGTGCTGAAAAGTTCAGCACCACAACTGTTTCTGCTGTGCTAGAGCCAATATCTAAAACAATTAACTGA
- the LOC108200361 gene encoding FCS-Like Zinc finger 8, giving the protein MADKGSLSCRDKYRKASSFILSSPRLFTGFTSKGCTDTESMMSPTSILDSKPVPTIKTQFWSDGNTNLPKTSKPESRIHWDDLDSKGVGLGLVDALIDDISEKNVSKTESRMVLFGSKLKIQIPPLPPSVHSPNSDYPISPGDFGTKTRNSQSGSLPPVLSPYSSKKSPFGSVNSGLEKSNSPRVFSGCLSADEMELSEDYTRVITHGPNPKTTHIFDDCIIESCCGVVGLSASLKKENGSGTDLTMRYPSESFLSFCYSCEKKLGQGKDIYMYRGEKAFCSNECRYKEIISDEGNETSDDTYGT; this is encoded by the exons ATGGCAGATAAGGGGTCTCTATCATGTCGAGATAAGTACAGAAAAGCATCCTCATTCATCTTAAGTTCTCCTAGGTTATTTACTGGATTCACTTCAAAGGGCTGTACTGACACAGAATCCATGATGAGTCCAACTTCAATTCTTGATAGCAAACCAGTTCCTACTATAAAAACACAATTCTGGTCTGATGGTAATACTAACCTCCCCAAAACCTCGAAACCCGAAAGCCGAATTCACTGGGATGATTTAGATTCAAAAGGGGTTGGTCTTGGCCTAGTTGATGCTCTCATTGATGACATATCAGAGAAAAATGTATCAAAAACCGAGAGTAGAATGGTGTTATTTGGATCAAAATTGAAAATTCAGATTCCTCCCCTGCCTCCCTCCGTTCATTCCCCAAATTCTGATTATCCGATTTCTCCCGGGGATTTTGGTACTAAAACTAGGAATTCTCAGTCGGGATCCTTACCCCCTGTATTATCACCATATTCATCAAAGAAATCTCCTTTTGGCTCTGTGAATTCTGGCCTTGAGAAATCTAATTCACCACGAGTTTTCTCTGGATGTCTCTCTGCTGATGAAATGGAACTTTCTGAGGATTATACTCGAGTGATTACTCACGGCCCGAACCCAAAGACCACTCACATATTTGATGATTGTATAATTGAGAGTTGTTGCGGAGTTGTTGGATTATCAGCATCACTAAAGAAAGAAAACGGGTCTGGCACTGATCTGACAATGCGTTATCCCTCTGAGAGCTTTCTAAGTTTCTGTTACAGTTGCGAGAAGAAACTTGGACAAGGGAAAGACATCTACATGTACAG GGGTGAGAAAGCCTTCTGCAGCAATGAATGTCGCTACAAGGAGATAATATCAGATGAAGGCAATGAAACGTCTGATGATACTTACGGAACATGA
- the LOC108200936 gene encoding pentatricopeptide repeat-containing protein At1g05600 isoform X1, which translates to MNVIWPRLLTPTYLSQLIRKQKSPVKALQIFNEAKSKYPNYHHNGPVYATMISILGSSGRITDMRKVIDQMKADSCQCKDTVFATAINTYAQAGLLDEAITLFRNLPKFNCVNWTESFNTLLGILINESKLETAHRLFLEHSYGWEVKSRTRSLTLLIKALCQSGRSDLAVHVFLEFNSQCCYPGKETYRILMRGLCDDGRLDDATHLLYSMFWRISQKGSGEDVVIYRTLLHAFVERGHIEEAVELLGKILRKGLKAPKRCLKQLDLSSFHNCDDKGAKYLIDDALIKGGISSSDSYNVMAVDLYSEGNIGTANRVIQEMHYRGFRPTLLIYEAKIAALCRHGTVDEAIEVIEKEMVNDNCLPTIKLFNTVMKGLCDEGRSVMAIGYLKKIFRQVGCVPDKDTYSILVDGLCAEAKYIEAGQILEEMLKNSYSPGENTYNSLIQGLCSMGRPFEAIMWLEEMVSQAKMPNVSVWKSLVASVCAEKFSTTTVSAVLEPISKTIN; encoded by the coding sequence ATGAATGTGATATGGCCGAGGCTTCTGACTCCAACTTATCTTTCTCAATTGATACGGAAACAGAAAAGCCCAGTAAAAGCTCTTCAGATCTTCAATGAAGCAAAATCGAAATATCCTAATTATCATCACAATGGTCCTGTCTATGCCACCATGATCAGTATTCTTGGAAGCTCAGGGAGGATAACTGATATGAGGAAAGTTATTGATCAAATGAAAGCAGACTCGTGTCAGTGCAAAGATACTGTTTTTGCAACTGCAATCAACACTTATGCGCAAGCTGGTTTGCTTGATGAAGCTATTACCCTGTTTCGAAACCTTCCTAAGTTTAACTGTGTGAACTGGACAGAATCTTTTAATACACTTTTAGGGATTTTGATAAATGAGTCTAAGCTAGAAACTGCTCATCGCCTTTTCTTAGAGCATTCATATGGCTGGGAAGTAAAGTCGCGAACTCGTTCCTTGACCTTGCTTATCAAAGCTCTGTGTCAGAGTGGTCGCTCCGATCTTGCAGTTCATGTCTTTCTAGAGTTTAATAGTCAATGCTGCTATCCTGGCAAGGAAACATATAGAATTTTGATGAGAGGATTATGTGATGATGGGAGACTAGATGATGCCACACATCTGTTGTACTCGATGTTCTGGCGGATCTCTCAAAAAGGTAGTGGTGAGGATGTTGTGATATATAGAACTCTTTTGCATGCTTTTGTAGAAAGAGGACATATCGAGGAAGCTGTTGAGCTTCTTGGTAAGATCTTGAGGAAAGGACTTAAGGCCCCGAAAAGATGCCTCAAGCAGCTTGATCTTTCTAGTTTCCATAATTGTGATGACAAAGGAgccaaatatttaatagatgATGCTCTAATAAAAGGTGGAATCTCTAGTTCAGATAGTTATAATGTGATGGCTGTTGATCTTTACTCAGAGGGCAATATTGGTACAGCTAACAGGGTGATTCAAGAGATGCATTATAGAGGTTTTAGACCCACACTTTTGATTTATGAAGCAAAGATAGCAGCATTATGTAGGCATGGCACTGTTGATGAAGCAATAGAGGTTATAGAAAAGGAGATGGTAAATGATAATTGCCTTCCAACtatcaagttgttcaacactgtTATGAAAGGGTTGTGCGATGAAGGAAGATCTGTCATGGCTATTGGGTATTTAAAAAAGATCTTTAGGCAGGTCGGTTGTGTACCCGACAAGGACACTTACTCCATTTTAGTGGATGGATTGTGTGCAGAGGCAAAATATATTGAAGCGGGCCAAATTTTAGAGGAAATGCTAAAGAACTCCTACTCCCCTGGTGAAAATACTTATAATTCTCTTATACAGGGTCTATGCTCAATGGGCAGGCCATTTGAAGCGATAATGTGGTTGGAGGAGATGGTTAGCCAGGCCAAAATGCCGAATGTTTCAGTGTGGAAGTCACTGGTAGCTTCTGTATGTGCTGAAAAGTTCAGCACCACAACTGTTTCTGCTGTGCTAGAGCCAATATCTAAAACAATTAACTGA